The Seriola aureovittata isolate HTS-2021-v1 ecotype China chromosome 12, ASM2101889v1, whole genome shotgun sequence genome window below encodes:
- the LOC130179055 gene encoding nucleoprotein TPR-like isoform X1 — protein sequence MAAVLLQVLERAELNKLPKGAQNKLEKFVTELQGANEALRTQHERFKADSEQQYFDIEKRLVESQEQILSATRDLQTLKAENKKLNEELNTLKGIEGETFEDKTPQQQQTKAKYEIEAEKRELARLLEKRTQEVENLTVDVNRLKEKLTETNKLKMELQLKLDDIQSSEASVQHREKRMEQEKELLEKKIEWLTAELKTKTDELLNNNRDKGKEILELQGSLKSSKEQATRLESQLTSLKQTSESQSKRAEDLNNKLKQAKDERSAMEEKYRNELNAHVKLSSLYKGAATDMETKNQELSRAVEELSKLVKDSGEANNVLEKKVSEGEQLKMRLEAELSEKIKKMEKELENATTKAAGKHCCGPSLTEEQLDFMCPSAAAIAAIVKPGMKFFDLYNAYAECQTQLQLEKQETKRVSRVLDEIVQEVESKAPVLKRQREEYEGMQRSMASLCNKLEQARMEIYSLQKEKEEAKQRCDAVEREKLRAERQLEDTSTQVCSLLVELEEARGNQVTKDDDGSADISSTSEVISQRQLSFRSVEELQRQNQSLLGRLRELEQEKDRQQSRVTSERISELEASVDKLQKEVEQLREQRNQQKQLADSSARQRDMYKALLTHSTGFILPPPGLEASSQPAHVRPSVPATRSTPQRAAAAESAQTAQAKAALKQLNDAFTLYKKEKAENDRMLNETNDRLQRQLTEHHSSHAKLTSQLEFSNKRYEILQETVSAYRREISALQDRNQKMAATSQRHEHIIHTMSQDLRQANEKLALEEVRVENLTKERDMLRQAESRLTREKEAILAEQRNQNLLLTNLKTIQLTMERTETDTRQRLNNKIEHLEAELASMKTRMDQEVAQRHALGRTMDAQLLEAKKQLETQNVLQQKTRDLLRSSEQQVTLLKAQLASASSSEAVSSSSNATTAAARAASLRAPLRGRPQGPAASPQPSPSQQELAEVKGLLHTAEEQNGELAEQLKNANATVEQYRAVVLTLEDSLKKEKESRSPLEIRLKESEEVQKQLEKRIVEVEKMKQLEQEERRKAVDAVEKQVCELQRSLKASQAEQQEALERAAASGTLEQKAIQESLLQTKLAGEAQAKYERELMLHAADVEALQELKKRLQQEAVQRRELEEQLNKTSSILQEKTAALSTLEKQLKEDLSNQSRRCEELSKQNALLHQQMDDMAARSRQQQQQHQQQQLDLSFSEEGKTTEQILEILRFVQREKQIAVARCDVSEGEALRYKQRVEHQDRELKEQQEALNAEREKMQVTAKTLAQQEEQLKKMDSITALQETNRTLRMDRDKLQQEMQQAQAKVTKLQSDISPLHHSLSQLSEKNGSLQADKRILEDDLKRWKAKAQQLLNQQKDGDVEERQKLTNEREAQQRRIAQLAEEAAKLKTELARSSASSNSAQSQLQALRDSVAQLTSERDAQKKQLETKTNDILEKNKTINQVKKIGRRYKTQYEELKAQHDKLVAETAAKAGSEAAPSQEVQQELTKAQEELNKAREELKTLKDEAQKKQEETQKAKQELEEAQKENQKNKEKSQEVQNQLTQNQNQLTQVQSQLSQTQTQLQQNQNQLTQSQKELQQAKTHTQQVQNQLKSAQSQAQARQNQIQQIQRELQQAKEALQQNLTSQKELQQTSQHSHNQEVGNLKASLSQAEDKVTELQGQLDNLQKTVGEREADVKHLQEQLTEANQANEASRATQAVSSQSIQASDANAASEANQAQQEELAKLRQELLESKNREEQLKQQMADKEEKTKKAFMGAKTKINQLNSAKEQLSGEIDELKQSKEELEVRMNALKSQYEGRLLRLDRELRELRETQTHSDPREEPQDQSGAKVGDQPRSADQRQISLKSPAQDRGSSSLSEPPTANIRPTPSTPSPSNKPSPSHGSKATPRASIRPMVTPATVPIPTPTATVMPTTQTDSQEVLMSAGASVHSTSSGLVSAPASITQPTSTQATAFVQPTQQQAANQDAGSSMDAERPSTSSSLIGAAGTKRGREEEEEEEEEESRPESSHTPPTTKKLRLKPSIQLQMEGDEEMEGELGNEGEQQDSPDDSQELPEEGFPVLAEDEDDIEEEGVSQSVPSYQMSSQGSSIVRDVIVIDTDSESRESKEGEEKQEDEGEEEEEEEEEEEEEEEEEVEEDKEEEDDDEDEDDAGDGEMRGGEDSNERSGEAEEEGEEEDPSEASNTEETMCGASSDSQRPSEPPHSSEGSSSATSESDLTREPVHLPPTSSSSVPSSSSLTPRLTHPRRPTHSLPPRLYIQPPAPELGPPHTQRPSSQLRRPSVGRGLQLTPGIGSTQHFFDDDDRMVPSTPTLVVPHRTDGFAEAIHSPQVAGLSTRFRFGPPEDLLPPSSASHSDLGQLASQGGLGMYESPLFLAAHDEDGGGRSVPTTPLQVAAPVTVFTESLPSDGGDNMASQSVPMVTASTGMPAAADDGDEVFVEQEGDGPGIESSLESQTDMESTGQSDDASLPSTSQDPDTSSVTQRRTANSQTLISNLSGRGSRGGRVEARMLFSRRGTFTRGGRGGGLGRGGIA from the exons tggaCGTGAACCGTCTAAAAGAGAAGCTTACGGAGACGAACAAACTCAAGATGGAGCTGCAGTTAAAACTGGACGATATCCAGTCATCTGAAGCGTCTGTTCAG CACCGGGAGAAGCGTATGGAGCAGGAGAAAGAGTTACTTGAGAAGAAGATCGAGTGGCTAACTGCAGAACTGAAGACCAAAACCGATGAACTGctgaacaacaacagagacaaggGCAAAGAGATACTGGAGCTGCAGGGAAGTCTGAAGAGCAGCAAGGAGCAG GCGACCAGGCTGGAAAGTCAGCTCACTTCTCTGAAGCAAACCAGCGAGAGCCAGAGTAAAAGAGCTGAAGACCTcaacaacaagctgaaacag GCTAAAGACGAGCGGAGCGCCATGGAGGAGAAATACCGCAATGAGCTCAACGCTCACGTCAAGTTGTCTTCGCTCTACAAG GGGGCAGCAACCGACATGGAGACCAAGAACCAGGAGCTGAGCAGAGCAGTGGAAGAGCTCAGTAAGCTGGTGAAAGACAGCGGGGAAG CCAACAATGTTCTGGAGAAGAAGGTGTCTGAGGGAGAGCAGCTGAAGATGCGGCTGGAGGCAGAGCTCAGTgagaaaatcaagaaaatggagaaagagcTGGAAAACGCTACAACGAAGGCCGCTGGTAAACACTGCT GTGGGCCGTCTCTGACCGAGGAGCAGCTGGACTTCATGTGTCCGTCGGCAGCTGCCATCGCTGCGATTGTGAAGCCCGGCATGAAGTTCTTCGAT CTGTACAATGCGTATGCCGAGTGTCAGACTCAGCTTCAGCTTGAGAAGCAGGAGACCAAGAGAGTGAGCAGAGTGCTGGATGAGATCGTGCAGGAAGTCGAGTCCAAAGCGCCCGTCCTGAAGCGTCAGAGAGAGGAGTACGAGGGCATGCAGAGATCCATGGCCTCGCTCTGCAACAAGCTGGAACAGGCTCGAATG GAGATCTACAGTttgcagaaagagaaagaggaggccAAGCAGCGCTGTGATGccgtggagagagagaagctgagggCGGAGAGACAGCTAGAGGACACATCTACACAG GTGTGCTCTCTTctggtggagctggaggaagcCAGAGGTAATCAGGTGACCAAGGATGACGACGGCTCCGCCGACATTTCCAGCACCTCTGAGGTCATCAGCCAGCGTCAGCTGTCGTTCCGCAGCGTGGAGGAGCTGCAAAGGCAGAACCAAAGCCTGCTGGGAAGGCTGagggagctggagcaggagaaggacAGACAGCAGAGCCGTGTCACATCCGAGCG TATATCGGAGCTGGAGGCCAGTGTGGATAAACTTCagaaggaggtggagcagctgagagagcagaggaacCAGCAGAAACAGCTGGCTGACTCCAGCGCCAGGCAGAGAGACATGTACAAGGCCCTGCTGACACACAGCACTGGCTTCATTCTGCCTCCTCCAG gtcTGGAGGCTTCATCTCAACCCGCACATGTTCGTCCTTCAGTCCCAGCGACTCGCTCGACTCcacaaagagctgctgctgccgagTCTGCACAGACCGCTCAGGctaaagctgctttaaaacag CTCAACGACGCCTTCACTCTGTATAAAAAGGAGAAAGCAGAGAACGACAGGATGTTGAATGAAACTAACGACCGGCTGCAGAGACAGCTGACGGAGCACCACTCCAGCCACGCCAAGCTGACCTCTCAGCTGGAGTTCAGCAACAAGAG gtatGAGATCCTCCAGGAGACTGTATCGGCCTATCGCAGAGAGATCTCTGCCCTCCAGGACAGGAACCAGAAAATGGCTGCAACGAGCCAACGACATGAGCACATCATCCACACGATGAGCCAGGACCTGCGACAGGCTAACGAAAAACTAGctctggaggag GTGCGTGTGGAGAACTTGaccaaagagagagacatgttGAGACAAGCAGAGAGTCGCCTGACTCGGGAGAAGGAAGCCATATTGGCTGAACAACGTAACCAGAACCTGCTGCTCACCAACCTCAAGACTATACAG TTGACCATGGAGCGCACAGAGACGGACACGCGCCAGCGACTGAACAACAAGATAGAGCATCTGGAGGCGGAGCTTGCTTCCATGAAGACCAGGATGGACCAGGAAGTAGCACAGAGACATGCTCTCGGACGCACTATGGAC GCTCAGTTGTTGGAAGCAAAGAAGCAGCTGGAGACGCAGAACGTCTTGCAGCAGAAGACCAGGGACTTGTTGCGTAGCTCTGAACAGCAGGTGACGCTGCTGAAAGCCCAGCTGGCGTCTGCTTCGTCCTCTGAGGCCGTGTCCAGCTCCAGCAACGCCACCACCGCAGCCGCCAGAGCCGCAAGCCTCAGAGCCCCACTGAGAG GACGCCCTCAAGGACCGGCAGCCAGTCCGCAGCCCAGCCCGTCGCAGCAGGAGCTGGCAGAGGTGAAAGGTCTCCTGCACACCGCCGAGGAACAGAACGGTGAACTGGCAGAGCAGCTGAAGAATGCTAACGCTACTGTGGAGCAGTACAGAGCTGTGGTCCTGACTCTGGAGGACAgtctgaagaaagaaaaggag TCTCGCTCCCCCCTGGAGATCCGACTGAAGGAGTCGGAGGAGGTGCAGAAGCAGCTGGAGAAGAGGATTGTAGAGGTGGAGAAAATGAAGCAGCTGGAgcaagaagagaggaggaaggctGTGGACGCAGTGGAGAAACAA GTGTGTGAGCTGCAGCGCAGTCTGAAGGCCAGTCAGGCCGAGCAGCAGGAGGCGCTGGagagagcagctgcttctgGTACACTGGAGCAGAAGGCCATACAGGAAAGCCTGCTGCAG ACTAAGCTTGCCGGAGAGGCGCAGGCGAAGTATGAGCGGGAACTGATGCTCCATGCTGCTGACGTGGAGGCTCTGCAGGAGCTCAAGAAACGACTCCAACAGGAAGCGGTGCagaggagggagctggaggagcagctAAACAAGACCTCCTCGATCCTGCAGGAGAAAACTGCAGCCTTGAGCACACTGGAGAAACAGCTGAAG GAGGACCTGTCTAATCAGAGCCGTCGCTGTGAGGAGCTGAGCAAGCAGAACGCTCTGCTGCACCAACAGATGGATGACATGGCCGCCAGGAGtcgtcagcagcagcagcagcaccagcaacAACAGCTGGACCTGTCATTTAGTGAGGAGGGCAAGACCACTGAGCAGATACTAGAAATACTCAG GTTTGTGCAGCGGGAGAAGCAGATCGCCGTGGCTCGATGTGATGTGTCCGAGGGAGAAGCTCTTCGCTACAAACAGCGAGTCGAGCACCAGGACAGAGAACtgaaggagcagcaggaagCTCTGAACgctgagagggagaaaatgcaG GTTACAGCGAAGACTCTGGcccagcaggaggagcagctgaagaagaTGGACAGTATCACTGCTCTCCAAGAAACCAACAGGACGCTGAGAATGGACagagacaaactgcagcaggagaTGCAGCAAGCGCAGGCTAAA GTGACGAAGCTGCAGTCGGACATCAGCCCGCTGCatcactctctgtctcagctGTCGGAGAAGAACGGCTCCCTGCAGGCGGACAAGAGGATTCTGGAAGATGACCTCAAACGCTGGAAGGCCAAAGCACAG caacTGCTCAACCAGCAGAAAGATGGAGAtgtggaggagagacagaaactgaCCAACGAGAGAGAAGCTCAGCAGAGACGCATCGCACAGCTCGCTGAAGAGGCGGCCAAGCTGAAGACTGAACTGGCCAG atCCAGTGCCAGCAGTAACTCGgctcagtctcagctgcaggCCCTCAGAGACTCTGTGGCCCAGCTGACGTCGGAAAGAGACGCGCAGAAGAAACAATTGGAAACAAAAACCAACGACAttctggagaaaaacaaaaccatcaaCCAGGTCAAAAAGATCGGACGACGCTACAAGACCCAGTATGAGGAGCTCAAAGCCCAGCATGACAAG ctGGTTGCGGAAACGGCAGCTAAAGCGGGAAGTGAGGCAGCTCCGAGCCAGGAGGTGCAGCAAGAGCTGACTAAAgcccaggaggagctgaacaAGGCCAGAGAGgagctgaaaacactgaaggaCGAGGCGCAGAAAAaacaggaggag acCCAGAAGGCCAAGCAAGAGTTGGAGGAGGCCCAGAAGGAAAACCAGAAGAACAAGGAAAAGTCCCAGGAGGTTCaaaaccagctgacacagaaccagaaccaACTGACACAG GTCCAGTCCCAGTTGTCCCAGACCCAGACTCAACTGCAGCAGAATCAGAACCAACTGACCCAGAGTCAGAAAGAGCTTCAACAGGCCAAGACCCACACCCAGCAG GTGCAGAACCAGTTGAAGTCGGCTCAGTCTCAAGCTCAGGCCCGTCAGAACCAGATCCAGCAGATCCAGAGGGAGCTCCAGCAGGCGAAAGAAGCGCTCCAGCAGAACCTCACCAGTCAGAAAGAGCTGCAACAGACCAGCCAACACAGCCACAACCAGGAGGTCGGCAATCTCAAGGCTTCCCTGAGCCAAGCGGAGGACAAG GTGACTGAGCTCCAGGGACAGCTGGACAACCTGCAGAAG ACGGTCGGCGAGCGTGAAGCAGACGTCAAGCACCTGCAGGAGCAGCTAACTGAAGCTAACCAGGCTAATGAAGCTAGCCGTGCCACACAGGCCGTGAGTTCTCAGTCCATCCAGGCCAGTGATGCTAACGCTGCTAGTGAAGCTAACCAGGCACAACAAGAGGAGCTGGCTAAACTCAGACAAGAG CTGTTGGAGAGCAAGAACCgagaggagcagctgaaacAGCAGATGGctgacaaagaggaaaagaccAAGAAGGCCTTCATGGGAGCGAAGACCAAAATCAACCAACTGAACA GTGCTAAGGAGCAGCTCAGTGGGGAGATAGACGAGCTGAAACAGAGTAAGGAGGAACTGGAGGTGAGAATGAACGCCCTCAAGTCTCAGTACGAAGGTCGACTTCTTCGTCTGGACAGAGAGCTGAGAGAACTGAGGGAGACACAGACGCACTCCGACCCCAGAGAGGAACCACAGGACCAGAGCGGAGCTAAG GTGGGTGATCAGCCCAGATCTGCAGACCAGAGACAGATATCTCTGAAGAGTCCAGCCCAGGACAGGGGAAG CTCCAGCTTGTCTGAGCCTCCCACCGCTAACATCCGACCCACCCCGAGTACTCCGTCTCCTAGCAACAAGCCAAGCCCCTCCCATGGTAGCAAGGCCACGCCCCGTGCCAGCATCCGACCTATGGTTACCCCGGCAACTGTCCCCATCCCGACACCCACCGCCACCGTCATGCCGAccacacagactgacagtcaAGAGG tgctGATGAGCGCAGGAGCCTCTGTACACTCCACCAGCTCCGGCCTCGTGAGCGCACCCGCCTCCATAACTCAGCCAACCAGCACACAGGCCACAGCTTTTGTCCAGCCCACTCAGCAGcaggcagccaatcaggatGCAGGGTCTAGCATGGATGCAGAGCGACCATCCACGTCCTCATCTCTGATTGGAGCAG CAGGTACAAAGCgaggcagagaagaggaggaggaggaagaggaagaggagagcagacCGGAGAGTTCCCACACACCACCGACCACTAAAAAACTACGACTGAAACCATCAATACAGCTGCAG ATGGAAGGTGATGAGGAGATGGAAGGAGAGCTGGGGAATGAGGGCGAACAACAGGATTCACCCGACGACAGTCAG GAGCTTCCAGAGGAGGGTTTCCCCGTTTTAGCTGAAGACGAAGACGACATCGAGGAAGAGGGCGTGTCCCAGTCTGTCCCCTCCTATCAGATGTCCTCTCAGGGCTCTTCCATAGTCCGGGACGTCATTGTGATCGACACGGACAGCGAGAGCCGGGAGAgcaaagagggggaggagaagcaggaggatgaaggagaggaggaagaggaagaggaggaggaagaagaggaagaggaggaggaagaagtagAGGag GataaggaggaagaggatgacgACGAAGACGAGGACGACGCTGGCGACGgcgagatgagaggaggagaggacagcaACGAGAGGAGCGGAGAGGccgaggaggaaggagaggaggaggatccGTCAGAAGCCAGCAACACTGAGGAGACCATGTGCGGGGCGTCCTCCGACTCCCAGCGTCCCTCTGAGCCGCCGCACAGCA gtgaaggcagcagcagcgccACGTCAGAGTCTGACCTCACCAGAGAGCCTGTACACCTCCCCCcaacctcttcctcctctgttccctcctcctcctccctcacaccCCGCCTGACCCACCCCCGTAGacccacacactctctcccacCTAGGCTCTATATCCAACCTCCAGCCCCAGAGCTGggacccccacacacacag AGACCGTCCTCTCAGCTGCGCCGGCCGTCAGTAGGACGAGGGCTTCAGCTGACCCCCGGGATAGGCAGCACG CAACATTTCTTTGACGATGACGACAGGATGGTTCCCAGTACTCCCACTTTGGTGGTCCCACACCGCACTGATGGTTTCGCTGAGGCTATaca TTCACCTCAGGTCGCAGGTCTGTCCACCAGGTTTAGATTTGGACCTCCAGAAGACCTGCTGCCTCCGAGTTCAGCCTCACACTCTGACCTGGGACAGCTGGCCTCTCAaggag GTTTGGGGATGTACGAGTCTCCTCTGTTCCTGGCTGCTCATGAtgaagatggaggagggaggagtgtcCCCACCACACCTTTACAGGTGGCTGCACcag TGACCGTCTTCACTGAGTCTCTGCCCTCAGACGGCGGTGACAACATGGCATCCCAGTCCGTTCCCATGGTAACTGCTTCCACCGGGATGCCGGCTGCTGCAGACGATGGAGATGAGGTGTTTGTGGAGCAGGAAGGAGACGG gcCTGGTATCGAGTCTTCTTTGGAGAGCCAGACGGACATGGAGTCAACCGGACAGAGTGACGATGCATCGCTGCCGTCTACCAGCCAAGACCCTG ACACCAGCAGTGTCACTCAGCGGCGCACAGCCAACAGCCAAACCCTGATCAGCAACCTGTCGGGCAGAGGGtccagaggagggagggtggaggccAGGATGTTGTTCAGCCGCAGAG gaACCTTCActcgaggaggaagaggggggggcCTGGGCAGAGGGGGCATCGCCTAA